The Candidatus Hydrogenedentota bacterium sequence CGCGCATGTTGGGCGATGATCCCCGGCCTTCGAAACGCAACGTATGCTTGCCCGCCTCAAGGGTGTGCCGGTCGAGCGATACCGGCAAGCGGTCCATTCCAACCGAATTGAAATCAATTGGTCCGCCAAAGGCTTTGCCGTCAATCATCGGCTGGTAGACGCTGCCTATAAGCGAGTAAAGCATTATCGCTTGCAGTGTGTAAACGCCCTTTTCGGCCACTTCAAAGTCGAGTTCGATGGCGCCGTCGCCTTGTGCGGGCATGTACATGACGCCGTCTTTCTCCTTGAGAAGAAGTTGAGACGGCGTTCCGCGGACTTCGAGCGCATGGGTTTCGATGGTTTTGTAGGGGGGAAGGCGATCCCTTGCGGAAGGCCAAGGGCGATCAAGGCCAGCGGGTGGTCGCTGATACCAGAACGCGACCGAACTAATCCAGTCCGACCGCTCGAGAAAACCGCCCAGTTCCAAAAGGTCGTCCGTGAAAATACTGCCCCGATGCTCGATGGTGACCTTGAGCGATTTCTTGAAAGCCACAGGATCGATCAAATGCCACCGATACGCCGTGACGCGGTCCCCGGCGAAATAACCCTCGAACAGCGGAACGCCGTAATAGGGCGTCGAGAAGGGCCGGAAACCCCATGCGTCGTTGAAATAGTCTTCCGTGCCGGTTCCGCGTAGCGAGGGCGTTTCCTCGCCGTCAATGTAGAAGCGGTCGTCCCCCTCACCGAACCAGCCGTTTTCCATCTGATGGACGGAATACACGGTTCCCACATACTGTCCGGCGCCGTCCGTTTCGAGGATCGTGTAATCGCCGGGTTCGGCGGGCGTGGCCTGCCGGTATTGTGCGTGAAAATACGTCGTGTCTTCGGGAAGCGAATCCTTCTTTTGCCAGTCCAGATAGTAGTAGAAGGAATCGCATTCGATATCTTCGGATTCGTTCGTCAACGTAACGCGCGCGCTCTTGCGAAACGGCATCCGCCAGTAGCACGTGCGGGCGCGTCCGTTCGATGTGACCGCCGCGGGCAGCGAGGTGTAGGTGATCCACGCCCCGTGGCCTACCCCGAAGAAATCGCCCAGGGGCGCTTCGACGCTGGGCTTGTCCAGCCCGTCCCAATAGATCCGAAGTACCAGCGAACGCCCGTAGAACGGATCGTTCATACCAACCGTGCACCAAATATGCGTGATGATGCCCGGTCCCTCGAGTTCGCCCAGTGTGAGCGTCTGCCCGGGCGCGATGTTTTTCGCGTCGCCGTTCTTGTACAGGTCCGCATTGCTGCTGCTTTCGCGGCGCGATGTGAAATCCGGCATTGTAGCAAGATCGTCGAACAAAGCCGATGCGCCGTCTCCGGCGGCAACGACCGGCACAAAAAACAACACAAACAGAACCATCCAATACATTTTGAACACTGCCTTTACCCCCTTGTCCATTAGTGAAAACAACATTCACAATCGGTGGCATGAATGGTATAAAACATCGTCCATCCCTTGATATACGTTTTTTCACACAAGCGTTTCAAGTTCGTTTACAAGCGCCCTGAAGTGTTCCATGGCGTCGGTGACGGGCCGTGGGCGGGAAAGGTCCACGCCGGCATGGCGCAGTTGGTCGAGAGGGAACCGCGACCCGCCCGATTGAAGAAAGGCCAGATAACGTTTTCGCTCTGCCTCGCCGCCTTGCAGGACGGCCCGCGACAGCGCAATGGCCGCCGAGAGTCCCGTCGCGTACTTGTACACGTAGAACGCGCTGTAGAAATGGGGGATGCGGAAACATTCAAGCGATAACGCGTCGTCAATTACGACTTCGGGTCCAAAATACGCGTCGAGCAGGGAACGATATTCCGCACGAAACCGTTCGAGTGTCAGCGGTTCGCCGTTTTCGACGACAGCATGGATATTCCGCTCGAATTCGGCGAACATAGTTTGCCGGATCAGCGTGCCCCGGATCTCGTCAATCTCGCGGTTGACAAGATATGCCCGTGTTTCGCGATCCTTGGCCTGTTCGAGCAGGTGCGCGTTCAACAATTGTTCGTTGAAGGTCGAGGCCACCTCGGCCACGAAGATGCTGTACCGGTAGTCCTGGAAGGATTGGCTCCGTGCGCTGAGGTACGAGTGCATCGAGTGTCCGGCCTCGTGTGCGAGTGTGAAAACATGATCGAGCACATCGTCCCGGTAGTTGAGGAGAATGTAGGGAAGACCATCGTAACTTCCGCTTGAAAAAGCGCCGCTTTGCTTGCCGGCGTTCTCGTAGCGATCCACCCAGCGTTTTTTCAGAAGTCCTTCCTCCAGCGGGCGGACATATTCTTTGCCCAGGGGGGACAAGGCCTCGCAAACGGTCCGCGCGGCCTTTTCGTAGGGGGTGCGGCGGGTGACCGTCTGCACCAACGGCACGTAGGTGTCGTAGACGTGGAGCGATTTAAGCCTTAGCGCCTTTTTCCGAATGGCAAGATACCGGTGGACAATATCCAAATGGGCGCGCACCGTTTCGATCAAGTTGTCGTAGACCGCGATCGGAACGTTGTCCGCGAAAAGCGCCGCCTCCCGCGCGGAGGGAAAGTGTCGGACACGCGCCTGGTATACATCCTGCAATACCGAGGCGTTAAGGGCGGCCGCCAGTGTGTTTTTATGCGCGTCGTATTCCGCATAGAATTGATCGAAGGCCTTTTTGCGGATGCTGCGCCGGTGCGATTCGAGAAAACTCCGGAACGAACCCTGCGTGAGCGGAACTTTCTTCCCACGATCGTCCTCGCATGCGCCAAAGGAAAGGTCGGCGTCGTTCAACTGGTTGAAGATGCGCGGCAAGGCTTCAATCACCTCGCCCTGCATCGCCAGCAGCCGCTCTTCCGCGTGGGAGAGGATATGGGGCTTGTAGCGCAGCAATTTTTTGAGTTGAAAGCGATAGGGCGCAAGGCATTTGTCCTTGAGAAATTCGCGCATGCGCCCCGCAGGAATGGCCTGGATTTCCGGCGCGATGTAACTGGCCTGTTCGTTGGCATTCGTCGCGAGGTGCATGTACCGGGCCACTAACCCCTGGTACCGACTGTTTCCAACGTCTTCCGCGGCTTTTAGTCCGGCATACTCGCCTAGGCGTTCCGCCTCGCGCTCGAATCGTGTCTGGAATTCCAGGCAGGCCAGCAGACAACGGGCGGAACGGCCCAGCGTGCCCTTGAAACCGGCGAGCCGTGGAATCTGCCGTTCCAATTTTCGATACGCGCGCATCCACGCCTCGTCGCTTTTGAACAAAGGCGACAAATCCCATGTGTCATTTACGGCCACTTCATGTCGTTTCGGCAGATGTTTCATCGGCTTTCCTGTCGGTTACTTCTTCCAATTTTTCAGCGCCCCCGCTTCGAGTCCAAGGGCTTCCTCATAAATGGCCAGCACATTTTCGAGCGGGGTATCGGATTGAATGCAGTGGGCCGGACTGAAGATGTATCCGCCATTTTTACCGACGACTTCCAAACGGTGGCGGGCTTCGGCGCGGCAGGCGGCCTCGTCCCGGAAAGGCAGCGTGTCCTGGGTGCTGACAAGGCCGCAAAAGGCAAGCCTGTCCCCAAACTCCGCCTTGATTTCCGCCGCGTCCATCCCCGGGGGTTCCGGCTGCATCGCGTCGAGAATGTCCAGGCCCATTTCGATGAATATCGGCATCAATTTCCGCGTGTTGCCGCACGAGTGCATCATGGCTTTCGCGCCGAATTCATGCGCAAGATCGTAAAAACGTTTGAGCCGGGGATAGAAAAAGCGCCGGAACACGTCCGGCGGAAACATCGGTCCGGCTTGGTTGCCGCAATCTTCGCCCAAGCACAGGATGTCAATCTTGCCGTTGCCCGCTTCGAGCGTCCGGCGGCACCGTTCGTACAAGACGTCGCAGCGTTTGTCAATGATGGCCACGCCCACCGGATCCTCCGTCACGATGTCCATGACGACCTGTTCCATGCCGCGTCCCCGGCTGACGCCGTTGACAATATCCGGTATGCCCGCGCTGCCGTGACAAACCGCGAAATCCTTCAACTGATCACATTGCGCCTCGATGTCCGAATAGTCGAACAAATCGGCCGTCGGCCATGGAAACGCCTCGACTTCTTCCAGGGTCACGGGCGGCGCCATCGGCAAATGGTGCGCCTCGGCATAGGCGCCGGTCGTGAAATGAATGGTCTTGTACCCGACGCCCCATTCATCCACATGGTCGCAACCGGGCGGAATCGGGCGTTCCGGGCCGATATACCGCGGCTCGACGTGCCGGAAATCCACGCCGAGAATCGGAAGGATGTCCGGTGTGCCGAAATGCTCCACGAGCCGGGCATGAATTTCCGGCGTCAGATAAACCTGAATAGGCGCGCGGTCCGGTTGACGGTGGTTGACCGCGGCCAATACGCGTTCCTTGGATGTCATCGGCATAATTCCTCCTGGCTTGTTTGCGCACGCAACCTTCCCCGCACAACGCGGCGCCGATTTCAAAACCGGCCATGAAATACCGAATTGAAATTCGGCGCTGCATGGAAAAGCAAGCGCAGGCTTGGCGACCGGGCAAGCCGCTATTTTGCCCACTTTGACCGCGAACTGCAAACTTCCCACTCCGAGTAGATTTTTATTTGAGGCAAAAGGACTTCCGCCGGTAGAACTATTTTGAAAATTCATCTGACCGCGACTCGGTTCGTGCTCGTAATCGTAATCGAAACAAGAAGTTATGAACCTCTTCAATCGCTTGTGGAGTAATCCAAGAGAATGCTTTTGTTTTCATGCTTGTGCGCATAATGATAATCGTGTCAGGGCGGATCGCTCTCCGCCACAAGCTCCGGCGGGCGGTTGATTTCTTCCGCTGTCCGATGTCTAATTGAAGGTAGTGCAGTCTTGCCGCGAGGATGACATCATGCGAACGAGTTTCTCGCTTTCGACGGGAGTTTTACTGATTGCATTGGCCGGGTGCTGTCTGGAACCGGAAGGCGACCGCGATTTCCGCCAGGACATGCGAGCGTTTGTCCAGTCCATTTCCGCGCACGCGAAAACGATCGCCCCAGACTTCATCGTCATTCCGCAGAACGGACAGGAACTGCTGTCCCTGAACGGCGAGTCTGACGGACCGCCCGCGCAGGAATACATGAACGCGATAGACGGCGTGGGCCGCGAAGACCTCTTCTACGGTTTCACGAACGACAACGTCGCGACACCCGCGAACGAGCGCGACTATTTGCTCGGATTTCTTGAACTGGCCCTCGCGCACGGGATTCGGCCCCTCGTGACGGATTACTGCTGGGACCACGCCAAGATGGACAATTCGTATGCGTCGAATGCCGCGCGCGGATACCTGGGTTTTGCCGCCGACCACCGCGAGTTGGACAACATCCCCGGCTATCCGTCCGCGCCCTATCTCGCCCACAATAACGATGTAAACACGCTCGCCGACGCGAAGAATTTCCTCTACCTTATCAATCCCGGCGGGTATCCGACAAAGGACGCGTTCCTGTCGGCCCTTCGCGCCACGGATTACGACCTCTTCATCATGGACCTGTTCTTCCAGGATGAGACCCTGTCCAGCGCGGACATCGAATCCCTCAAGACCAAAGCCGGCGGCGGACGTCGTCTCGTCGTCGCCTACATGAGCATTGGCGAGGCCGAGGACTACCGTTATTATTGGCAAAGCGCATGGAGCAGTCACCCCCCCTCATGGATCGCCGCCGAAAACCCCGACTGGCCCGGCAACTATAAAGTCCGGTATTGGGATCCGGCCTGGCAGGCTGTCATACTCGGCTCCGCGGACGCCTACCTCGACCGCATCCTCGCCGCCGGATTCGACGGTGTCTACCTCGACATCATAGACGCCTTCGAGTATTTTGAAGAAACACGATAATCAAATATGCCGTCCCCGCCATTCCGGGAACAGTTCACAGCCAGCGAGCGGATTAAGACGACGATCTTGGCGTGTCTTACGGGAGTGTCTCCAAGACTCGGACATCTTCCAGATCGACGTCTCTTCCTGAATCTTTTTTCGAGGTTATCAAGTCTTCGCGGGCTACCATCTCTGTCCAAATGGCGGCTTGTAGAAAGCCATTTTGAGTAAATAAACAACGTTTTTTCCGGGAAAGCGTTCTTGGGACACCTTTTCTTCGCGATGAAGAAGAAGTGTTCCCGATCAATCGTATTTTGGGCCGCTCTGACATGCGGATTTGAGTTCGGAATCGCCTGGCCCGAATATCCGTGCCCTGTTTTCCATCTGCGTATATCTGCGTCATCTGTGGATCATGTGATTTTCCGCAGATGACGCAGATAGTCGCAGATATCGAACCGATGAACGGAATAAAGAGGTAAAACGTGGCTCCTTGCGGTTTTGTGTTTTTTTTACAATTCTTTTGGACAGCAATGGCGGGCTACAATGTAAAAGAATTGACCTTCTACCTGGATGGTCAGTCTGCATATTCTCGCGTCCTGGTACGAAATGCCCGGAGCCCACGTCTGCTCGTCTATTCGGACATAATCTCCGAACACGATTATTTCATTGGCCAGCACGTCCTCGGGCCTGGTAAGCGCCGTCGTTCCCAAACCGGTGTCGAGGAATGCGCCCAGCAACCCGCGCACGTGTTCTACAACGCTTCATCCGCGGCATTCAAGACGCGGGTATTCAATGGGTGTCGAGACCGTGCAGCATGAAAATGGCATGTTCGATCGTTTTCAGGATTTCGGCCATATATTCATCCACAGCCTTGACGCTTCCCGGAAGGGTATATACAAGGGTATGGCCGAAAATGGCGGCCACTGACCGGCTGAGCAGGGCGTTCGGTTTGTCGGCGCCGTATTTGATTCGGATGTGCTCCATGATGCCGGGGATTATTTTATCGGCGAGTTCGGAGACGACTTCGGGCGCAATGTCGCGGGGGCCGAGACCGGTGCTGCCGGTTGTGAAAACCGTATGCACGCCGGCATCCTGCGCGTCAATCAACGCGCCGCGCAGTTGGTCCGCGTCGTCGGGAATGATTGCCGAGGCGGCGTCCAGTTGCCAACGCTTCTCCCTTGCAAAACGCTCGAGGCATTCGCGGACGCGCGGACCGCCGCGATCGGGATAAACGCCCTGGCTGGCCCGATCGCTCAACGTGACAATGCGGCAGCGCAGGATGCGCGGCTTGTGCGCAAGGACATCGCCGGGCCGGACCGTCCCGCCGCGTATGACGCGGGTGAACACGCCTTCCTTCGGCATGACGCAACGCCCCACCTGCTGGAATATGGCGCAGCCCGATCCGTGGCATTCCTTGCCCAACTGCGTCACTTCCAACTCGACCGACCCGCCAAGCAAGAGTCGATCCAGAATCGCCACATCGGCCAGTCCAACGCCTCGCGTGGTGATGTTCTCGGCAAACTCGCCGGGCAGAAAGGTCTGGCCGGCCTCCCTTGAGAACCGTTCGATGCTTTCGGCGGCAAGCAGACTCACTTGGCGATGCCAATGGCCCGCATGCGCATCGCCGCTTACCCCTTGCGAATCAATGACGATCGCGTCCACCGGCTGTTTGGATGTGCCCTGCCGTTCAGAAATGTTTACCGAAACAACCGAACCTTCGGGGGGATTGACGTGTTCCATGCCGTTGCTTCCTTTGTCTGTGCGTTGCGTCTCGGATGCCGATGGAATGGTATCCTATTTCAAAATCCCAGCGCCAACGGACGCGATCGCCTTGTTTGCGCATGAAGAACCTTCCAATCGCACATTCCGGAGATGATTTGCCCCGGCGAGGCGGCTTTCGTACACTTTCCGCATGTTTTCTTTCAAAAACGCATGTCACGCGCTGGCGCCATGGACCGATCGGCTGCTGGGACTGGTATTTTTGGCGGGCGCCATTCTGAAGGCGCTCGATATCAACCTGTTCTCGGTCCAGATCGCGCATTATGGCGTAATTCATGAACCGGTATTGCTGGCGGCGGCCGCATTGGCGACGCTCGCGGTGGAAACGACGCTCGGAATCTTGTTGCTGGCCCGGATTGACTTGCGCGGATTGCTGCATCTGCTGGTATTGATCGTTCTCGCGCTGTTCACGATTCTTATCGCGTACGGTTGGGCCTTCGCGGGATTGAAGGACTGCGGCTGTTTCGGCCCCATCGAAATGTCGCCGGGCATTTCGATGGCAAAGAACATCCTTCTGGCCGTTTTGGCCATCGTGGGTTTTGGCGGACGCAAAAAGGCACAGCCGTCGCAGGGAGTATTGTTTGCCGGCGTCGCGCTGGCGATTTTGGCAACCACGGCCCTCACGGCGTTTGCGGCGGGACGCCTTCAATCCGTCAAGCCCAAGGATCGGCCGTTTGCGCAGTTTGTATTCGAACTCGATGGCCGGGCATGGAACCTCGGAGAAGGGACTTATTTGGTTGCGATGATGAGCATGACCTGCGAGGAGTGCATGGCGACGGTGCCGGCCCTGAACGCCCTTGCCTCCGATCCCGAATGCCCGCCGATCATTGGGCTGGGTTATGAAGAAAAACCCGGATCGGCCGCGGTTTTTTACGAAAACACGCGCCCGGAATTTCCAATCTATTCCCTTGGGGACCAAATTCGATTGTTCTATAGTTTTATCGGGGAATCGCCGCCGCGATTTTATCTCATACAGGATGGCGCGGAACGTGCCTTTTGGGACGAAATCCCGCCGAGTCCCGAAGCGATCGCATCGGCGCTCGCGGGGAAGGGTTGATCCCGCAACGCCATTGCGCCGGTGCAAGGTTTGAACGAATGCCGGCGCCTTCGGGATAATGGACCAATGAATCTCCGGTCGCTCGTTCTCAATGAAATCCTCCCACGCGTGTCGAAACCGGCCCAATACCTGGGCACGGAATGGAATGCCGTACACAAGGACACGGGCGCCGTGGAATTGCGTGTTTGTCTCGCATTTCCCGATTTGTACGAGTTGGGACTCGGCAACCTGGGGCTGCACATTTTGTATGCCATCTTGAACCGGTTGCCGTGGTGCTGGGCGGAGCGGGCCTATGCGCCCGCGCCGGATTTGGAAGCGGTTTTGCGTGCGCGGGGAACGCCGCTGTTTACGCTTGAATCGAAAACGCCGCTCGCGGAAATGGATTTCATCGGTTTTACCCTCCAGTCGGAACTGACATACACCAGCGTGTTGAACATGATCGATCGGGCCGGATTGCCGTTGCGTTCCAATCAACGGGCAAACGCGCACCCGATCATCGTGGCGGGCGGGCCGGGCGCGTTGAATCCCGATCCGATGGCCCCGTTCATTGACGCCTTTGTCGTTGGCGACGGGGAGGAGGCCGTTTGCGAAATCGCTTCCTGTTTGCGTGGCCTTAGGCAGGGGACGCGCCGGGAAAAACTTGAATCCCTGGGCGGCCTATCCGGTGTGTTCGTGCCGGCCCTTCATGACGTGGCGGTTCGGGCGGACGGCGCAATCGTATCGAATCCCGCACGGAAAATCGTGCGGAGGACTGTGACCGATTTGGATGCCGCGCCCGTGCCCGAATCGTATCTGGTGCCATTTGCGCAACTTGTCCACGACCGCGCCGGCATCGAGATCATGCGGGGGTGTGCGCACGGCTGCCGGTTCTGCCAGGCTGGAATGATTGGCCGTCCCGTGCGAACGCGTTCGATTGACACCATTGAACGATTGATGGACGAGACGCTTCGTAGGACGGGATACGAGGAAATTTCACTGTTGTCGCTTTCGAGTTGCGACTATCCGGAAGCACGGACTTTGTTTGCGCAGGCGGCGCGTCGTGCCCATGCGGACGATGCGGCCGTGTCGGCGCCGTCGCTGCGGCTCGACACCTTCGCGGTGGAACTGGCCGATGCCATTTCTGGCGTTCGACGCAGCGGTCTGACCTTCGCGCCGGAAGCCGCCACGCCGAGACTGCGCGCGGTGATCAATAAAAATTTCGACGACGAAACGCTTTTCACGGTCATCGGGGAGGCGATGCGGCGCGGGTGGCAGCACGTCAAATGCTATTTCATGATTGGACTGCCGACGGAAACGGATGAAGATGTCGAGGCGATCGCGGCCCTGTGCCGGGAAGCGTTCGCCCGCGCAAAAGAAATAAACCGTCGCGCCCGGATTACAACGGGGGTGTCAACCTTTGTGCCGAAACCGTTCACTCCGTTCCAGTGGGCGGGGCAGATTGGGTTTGATGAAATCCGCAGGCGGCAGGCCATCCTTGCGCGGGAACTCAAGCGGTTTTCGGCGATCAAGTTCGGATACCACGAACCGGAATCGTCGTTTATCGAGGGTCTCATCGCGCGCGGGGATCGGCGCGCGGCCGATTTGATCGAATCGGCCTTCCGCCATGGCGCGCGCCTCGATTCGTCGTCGGATTTACTCGATATGAACGCGTGGGGCAAGGCCATCGGGGAAACTCGGTATCCGGTGGATGCGATGCTTGCCGAACGCCCGTTGGATGCGCCTCTTCCGTGGGATTTCATTGACGCGGGCGTTTCGATGGACTGGCTGCGCTTGGAATGGGCCAAGGCGCAAGACGGCGCGGAGACTTCCGACTGCCGCCGGGCCGTCTGCAATCAATGCGGCGTGCGCGGGGCATTGTCCGCCGAATGCAACGCGATGCAGGCGCGTTGGCGGGAGGCGGCGGATCGCAGGGAAAGCGCCGCGCCGGTTGTGATCGAATCGCGTGAGGAACCGCCGCCCGCGCAACGCGTGCGTTTTCGTGTCGGACGTTTCGACGAGGCGCGGTTTCTCTCGAACCTCGAATGGATTGCCGCGTGGATTCGCGCCTTGCGGCGTGCCCGGTTGCCGGTGTCGCATTCGCAGGGATTTCACGCGCATCCGAAAGTGACGTTTTCGACCGCGCCGCCTGTCGGCGAGGAATCCGAAGCCGATTACATGGATGTGCTGTTGCGGGAACGCATCGCTCCGGATTCGTGCCTGGCGCGATTGCAGGCAACTCTTCCAGTGGGAATGTGTGCGTATGAGGCGGCGGAGGTCCCGTTGAACGCGCCGTCGCTGATGAGCGCCGTGACCGGCTGCGAGTACCGGTTATATGCCGTCGGCGATCCGAAAGAGGCGGCCGTGCGAATACGCGAAATCGTCGAATCCTCCAGCGTATTCGTCGAGCGGAAGGGACGCCCCAGCGGGCCACGGCGTTCACCGGCTTCCGTTACGGTGGATATACGTCCCGCCATCGCGGAATTGGCCTTGGAAGCGTGTGAGGGCGATCGGTGGTGCGTGCGGTTTGTCACGCGGCTCGTGGGCGGCCGGCTCGCGAAAACGCGCGAAATCGCACAACTGCTCGGCCTTGATCCCCAAACGACGCGCGTAAGGAAGACGGCCACTTATTTGAGCCGGTAATGCGACGGATTGCGTTTTGGCTGTCTGAAATGGGGCCGCCGCTTCGCTTTATTCGGCCTCCGATTTTTCGCTGATCTTTTTCCGTCTGGGGGCGGACTCAACCCTTTTTGTTGATTTCACCGGTTTGGCCAGCAGGGCGGCAAATGCATCGTCGAAAATATCCCACGTGCGCTGGATATCCTTGTCCGTATGCGCCGTGGAGAGGAACCAGTTGTGATGTGACGTGAAAAAGGCGCCGCGCCGGGTGCATTCACCGCACAATCGTTGATGGAACATGAGGCTGGGATCGTCGGTGATGCGCAGGTAGGGCATGGACGGCGCCCCGGATACCTTGAGCGTATACCCGTGGCTCTTGGCGATTTTGACCATGCCATCCAGAAGTTTCGTGCCCTTTTCCATCATGACGCGCGGACCGTCAAGGCGCTTCAGTTCCTTCAAGCATGCAATGGCCGCCGCCATGGGACCCGCCGAAAACCAGTAGCTGCCCGTGTGAAACACTTTCGCCGCAGCGTTTTTTAGCGCATCCGTGCCGACCAGCGCCGAAATGGGGTACCCGTTTCCGATGGCCTTGCAGAAGCAAATCAGGTCCGGCTTGAACCCAAAGTATTCGTTCGACCCGCCCATGTCGAGCCGGAATCCGCAGCGCACGTCGTCCACGATAAAAACAATGCCGTGCCGGCGGAGCAGCGTTTCAACTTTCTGCCAATAGCCGTCCGCGGGCAATTCGTTGTCGGCGAAAACAGGGTGATGATACGGCGTCGAGATAAACGCGGCGATTTCGCCGGGATGTGCGGCGATGGTGCGTTCCAAGGCGCCGACATCATTCCACGGTATGCGAATCACGTTTTTGTGGTCGTCCTCGACGACCCCGTGGTGTCCGGGCGCCTGCATCCAGGGCGAGGTGCCGTGATAGCCCCCGATGATGCCGACGACTTTCTTCCGGCCTGTCGCCGCGCGCGCCGTCATGAAGGCGTAATTCGTCACATCCGCGCCGTTTTTGGCAAAGAACGCCCAGTCCGCCACGGGTACGAGATCCACAAGCAGTTCGGCGAGTTCAACCATGCGCGGGGAGGCTGTGCTGGCGGAATCCGCAAGGGCCATCTGCTTTGCGTAGGCGGCGTCCACCACTCGGTTCATGTAACCGAGGACCATGGGGCCGTATGCGCACATGTAATCAATGAAATCATTTCCGTCTACATCCCAGAAATGCGAACCTTTGGCGCGTGCCGTAAAAAAAGGGTAATGCGCGACGGGCACGCAGGGCGCCGGGCTGAAGTGGCCGTATACCCCGCATGGAATGACTTTCGCCGCGCGGGCGAACAGGGCCGCCGATTGGCTGTATTCATACTTCTTCATGATTGACTCCCGTTTTCATCCTCTTCGGACAGCACCGGCGGTACGGTTGATTGTGTTCGGGTTGTTGTTTTGCCGGGTTTCCTGTCCAAGTCAAGTTCAATTCCATAGAGCACGCGGGTGCACTCCGGGCAAATGCCGTGGGTGAAATCCGCGTCGGAATGTTTGCGAACATAGGCTTCGATGCTGTTCCAGTATCCCGCGTCGTCGCGGATTTTTTTGCAGCGCGCGCATATCGGGATAAAGCCTCGCAGCGTCTTGACATTGTCGAGCGCCTCCTGCAGTTCGTGCGTCCGTTCGGCCACTTGACGCTCCAATTCCTGCTGGTTGCGCTGTTCCAGATGGCGGATGTGATCCATTAGTGCGAAAGATTGGAGCAGCGGGATGAAAATAAATCCGATATGGAACAAATTTCTGAAAATGAAATGATCCGGAAGCAGATTGAGTCCCCACAGACCAATGACGATGGCGCCGGTGAGCATGACGCCCCAACCCATTAAAAAGGCCCGTGCGGACCGGTTGCCCCTGCGATGCGAAATCCATCCCGCCGCAATAAGCAAGGGTGGGGCTATCAGGCTCAGGACATGGGTATAAACGTTGACCCAGAGGAATTCGGTGGTTTTGCCGAGCGGAATCGCGAGACTCAATAAGGCCATTGCGGCCAGGATTTTGTCCAGACGGGGCGCCAAGGATGCCGTGTTCAAAAAACTCCGGGTGAAAAGAAAGGCAAGACATATGCCAAATCCAATGAAGAAGAACACGGAACGGTCGGTCCACCACTGGGCATTGCGCCAAAGAAACTGGTGGGCCGTGCCGTGAAACGACAGCTGATAGCCGATGCAAGCCAGCACAAACAGGGCATGATAGAAGAAAGGTTGCCCATGCAGCCGCAATGAAATAAGGATGTTATGCAGGACAATGGCGATCAGCACGCCGTAGAACAATCCGAGTATAAGTATCCAACGGGCCATATGCTCCAGGAATGGT is a genomic window containing:
- a CDS encoding 7TM diverse intracellular signaling domain-containing protein — encoded protein: MDRTDKINGVFFSPSVHPASFFVFSAVVVSVLAFWPLGALAGEVTIDPDRPVLHVSPLLEYLVLPAPASPEEFPPPPEQGDFQPIKGPDIRFGLTDRSTAYWFRLTINNPLDVENRQFLKVDNPRLNTVVCYVPKPEGGFTTYHAGTDHAFSHYAQPWPQPTFRIITAPHSQTTLYLCIRNKGWTEAHVYLWQTSPFLEHMARWILILGLFYGVLIAIVLHNILISLRLHGQPFFYHALFVLACIGYQLSFHGTAHQFLWRNAQWWTDRSVFFFIGFGICLAFLFTRSFLNTASLAPRLDKILAAMALLSLAIPLGKTTEFLWVNVYTHVLSLIAPPLLIAAGWISHRRGNRSARAFLMGWGVMLTGAIVIGLWGLNLLPDHFIFRNLFHIGFIFIPLLQSFALMDHIRHLEQRNQQELERQVAERTHELQEALDNVKTLRGFIPICARCKKIRDDAGYWNSIEAYVRKHSDADFTHGICPECTRVLYGIELDLDRKPGKTTTRTQSTVPPVLSEEDENGSQS
- a CDS encoding aminotransferase class III-fold pyridoxal phosphate-dependent enzyme, which codes for MKKYEYSQSAALFARAAKVIPCGVYGHFSPAPCVPVAHYPFFTARAKGSHFWDVDGNDFIDYMCAYGPMVLGYMNRVVDAAYAKQMALADSASTASPRMVELAELLVDLVPVADWAFFAKNGADVTNYAFMTARAATGRKKVVGIIGGYHGTSPWMQAPGHHGVVEDDHKNVIRIPWNDVGALERTIAAHPGEIAAFISTPYHHPVFADNELPADGYWQKVETLLRRHGIVFIVDDVRCGFRLDMGGSNEYFGFKPDLICFCKAIGNGYPISALVGTDALKNAAAKVFHTGSYWFSAGPMAAAIACLKELKRLDGPRVMMEKGTKLLDGMVKIAKSHGYTLKVSGAPSMPYLRITDDPSLMFHQRLCGECTRRGAFFTSHHNWFLSTAHTDKDIQRTWDIFDDAFAALLAKPVKSTKRVESAPRRKKISEKSEAE
- a CDS encoding TIGR03960 family B12-binding radical SAM protein codes for the protein MNLRSLVLNEILPRVSKPAQYLGTEWNAVHKDTGAVELRVCLAFPDLYELGLGNLGLHILYAILNRLPWCWAERAYAPAPDLEAVLRARGTPLFTLESKTPLAEMDFIGFTLQSELTYTSVLNMIDRAGLPLRSNQRANAHPIIVAGGPGALNPDPMAPFIDAFVVGDGEEAVCEIASCLRGLRQGTRREKLESLGGLSGVFVPALHDVAVRADGAIVSNPARKIVRRTVTDLDAAPVPESYLVPFAQLVHDRAGIEIMRGCAHGCRFCQAGMIGRPVRTRSIDTIERLMDETLRRTGYEEISLLSLSSCDYPEARTLFAQAARRAHADDAAVSAPSLRLDTFAVELADAISGVRRSGLTFAPEAATPRLRAVINKNFDDETLFTVIGEAMRRGWQHVKCYFMIGLPTETDEDVEAIAALCREAFARAKEINRRARITTGVSTFVPKPFTPFQWAGQIGFDEIRRRQAILARELKRFSAIKFGYHEPESSFIEGLIARGDRRAADLIESAFRHGARLDSSSDLLDMNAWGKAIGETRYPVDAMLAERPLDAPLPWDFIDAGVSMDWLRLEWAKAQDGAETSDCRRAVCNQCGVRGALSAECNAMQARWREAADRRESAAPVVIESREEPPPAQRVRFRVGRFDEARFLSNLEWIAAWIRALRRARLPVSHSQGFHAHPKVTFSTAPPVGEESEADYMDVLLRERIAPDSCLARLQATLPVGMCAYEAAEVPLNAPSLMSAVTGCEYRLYAVGDPKEAAVRIREIVESSSVFVERKGRPSGPRRSPASVTVDIRPAIAELALEACEGDRWCVRFVTRLVGGRLAKTREIAQLLGLDPQTTRVRKTATYLSR